In Candidatus Manganitrophus morganii, the genomic window TTTCCGTCAACGAAGCGTCTGAATCCGTTCGCCTTATGTCTGCCGCGCCGCTGTACCGTCGGCGAGCGCGGCAGACGAACAGAGCCCCGGCTCAACGTCGCTTGGAGGTCTCTTTGGTGCGGTTCTGTCCTTCTTCCTTCAACAATTTATGAATGATCCTTTTCCCCGCCTCCACACCCGGCTGATCGAATGGATTGATTCCGTAGAGCTTCCCTGCAAAAGCGGTCTGAAATTCAAAGAAATAAAAAAGAGCCCCTAAATAATAGGGGTTGATCTCCGGGACGATGAGTTTACAATTCGGCCGGCCCGACTCCACAAGCGACGCTTCAATCGCGCGCTGTTCGATCTTCAAAAGACTTCCCAACGTGTGACCCGCAAGCAGCCCGATCGGGGTGTCGGACCGAACCGTCGGAAAGGGAAGATCCTTCCCGAACGATCCGACGATGAGAAACTGAATGGTCTTATCAACCGGCCCTTCCATATAGAGTTGAAGCTGAGAGTGTTGATCGGTGGCCCCGACCGCGACCACCGGGGTCTGTCCGACGGAAATTCTCTTGCCGCTGATATCTTTTTCCTTTCCTAAGCTTTCCGCCCAGAGCTGTACAAACCACTGAGCCACTCCCACCAACGCCTCCGAGTAGGGCATCAACACCAGGATATTCCTCCGCTTGATCAAGTAAGCCCAATGATGCACGAAGGCCCCCCAAACCGCGGCGTTTTCGTGGGGAGGAACTTTTTGAAACTCTTGATCCAGATCGGCCGCCCCTTGCAGCATCAGATCAATATCGATCCCGGAAACCGCCGCCGGGAAGAGCCCCACCGGCGTTAAGACGGAAAACCGGCCACCGACCTGCTCCGGAATGTCGAGGGTTGCGAATCCTTCCTTTTGTGCGATTTCACGCAGCGTTCCCTTTTTGGGATCGGTAGTGACGATGAAATGGGCCGCTCCCTTCTCCTTCCCAACCTTCTTATAAATCCACTTTTGAACGATCAGGAACTGCGCCAGCGTTTCGATTGTCCCCCCCGACTTCGTTACCACATTGACCGCGGTCTTGGAGGGATCGAGCACCTCAAGAAGAGAGGCGACTTCGGTCGGATCGACATTGTCGAGGAAGAACATTCTCGGCCCGCCCCGTTCTTTTTTCGAGAGGAGATTATAATAGGGGGAATGGAGCGCCTGTTGGATGGCGATCGGCCCCAGCGCCGATCCGCCGATTCCAAGAAGAACAAAATTTTCGAACCGGCCTTGGACTTTTTTGGCGAGTGTCTTGATCTTCTCCGTCGGTTGATAGGGGAGATCCAGGAACGCCAGATTCCCTTTGTTTCGACTCTCCCGGAATGTGCGGTAAACATCATCCAACAAAGGGAAGGCGCGCGCGCATTCCTCTTCTCCCATGCCGTGCACCGGTCCGATCTGATCGGTCATCATGTTTTTGAAATCGAATGTCAGGGATGGAACGCGCTTCATGTCTCCTCCTCAGAGATTCAACCTTGACTTCACTATCCCCATCTGTTAGGATGCAGTTGCGGGGTGGAGCAGTCTGGTAGCTCGTCGGGCTCATAACCCGAAGGTCGTCGGTTCAAATCCGGCCCCCGCAACCAACTAAACCGCCAAAACTTAGATTTATTGATATAAAGGTTAGCTGAAAAGCTAACCTTTTTTGTTTCCTGAGACCGAAATAAGGAACAAGGGGATCATCAACGTGTCGCATTATTCATTCCCGTTTTCGCTTTTACACCAGATCCCGTCACGATGACCATACCTTCCTTAGTTGCGCATCACTATAGAATAATGTTTCACAGGATTCAACGAAAAAGCGCAATTTGTCATAAAGATTGAAGGAAAGAGTCGATCTAATTCACATTGAGGAGATCTTACTCGTGGAATCAGAACCGCTCCATACGGCCAGTTCACTTCCATTTTTTCCCCCCTTTGATCGATCAAAAACTTGTTTTTTAAGCAGTCAATTGCTTGTAATAAATTTTTCCATCAGCAGCGCCTCTTCCCTCCTTTCTTGACGAAACAGCTTTAGCCGATATACTTAAAAAAACAATTGGCGACTTAAGTTCGCTCAACAAAGATGACAACTTGTAAAAATTCGGTCTATCGCTACGGCTTTGCTCTTGCCGTCGTTGCCATTTCCTTTCCTCTCAAAACGACTTTGATCCCTCTGATCGGTCGAGAGGTTTCCTTCCTTCTTTTCTCCGCAACCACCATCGTCAGCACCTGGTACGGAGGGGTCGGACCGGGTCTCCTTGCCTCCTTTTCATCCATGCTTCTTCACGGAGGTCTCCCCCCCCCAAGCGACCCTCTTCCAACATCCGAGTGGTTCTTCTTCAAAGCCTTTTTAATCACCTCTCTTTCAGTCGCATGGGGATCGGCGCGACATCGGGCAGAGGCAACGAAAGAAGAAAATCGACAGCTTCTCAGAAAGATGGAGCAATCGATCTCGGAGCATGCTGGAACAGTTGAAACGACCGGCAAAGATCTTGAAAATAAAATGCCCGATCGAATACAAAAAGAAGAGGAGCTGAAGACCGCTCTTTCATTGGTGAACGCCGCCT contains:
- a CDS encoding glucose-6-phosphate isomerase is translated as MKRVPSLTFDFKNMMTDQIGPVHGMGEEECARAFPLLDDVYRTFRESRNKGNLAFLDLPYQPTEKIKTLAKKVQGRFENFVLLGIGGSALGPIAIQQALHSPYYNLLSKKERGGPRMFFLDNVDPTEVASLLEVLDPSKTAVNVVTKSGGTIETLAQFLIVQKWIYKKVGKEKGAAHFIVTTDPKKGTLREIAQKEGFATLDIPEQVGGRFSVLTPVGLFPAAVSGIDIDLMLQGAADLDQEFQKVPPHENAAVWGAFVHHWAYLIKRRNILVLMPYSEALVGVAQWFVQLWAESLGKEKDISGKRISVGQTPVVAVGATDQHSQLQLYMEGPVDKTIQFLIVGSFGKDLPFPTVRSDTPIGLLAGHTLGSLLKIEQRAIEASLVESGRPNCKLIVPEINPYYLGALFYFFEFQTAFAGKLYGINPFDQPGVEAGKRIIHKLLKEEGQNRTKETSKRR